One Edaphobacter bradus DNA window includes the following coding sequences:
- the pncA gene encoding bifunctional nicotinamidase/pyrazinamidase: protein MTIDIRPTDALLVIDLQNDFCPGGALAVSEGDQIVPLVNRLAQQFAHVILTQDWHPTGHISFASTHPGTKPFASIEVPYGPQTLWPDHCIQHSNGAAFHPALDVPHAELILRKGFRREIDSYSAFLENDHFTPTGLAGYLRERGLKRLFLCGLAYDYCVRHSAIGGTALGFECLVVEDATRAVALPGSIEDTNAALAEKNIRRISSADLLTS, encoded by the coding sequence ATGACCATTGATATCAGGCCCACAGACGCCCTCCTCGTCATCGACCTGCAGAACGACTTCTGCCCCGGCGGAGCGCTCGCCGTCTCCGAGGGCGACCAGATCGTCCCCCTCGTCAACCGGCTCGCCCAGCAGTTCGCTCACGTCATCCTCACGCAGGACTGGCACCCCACAGGCCACATCTCGTTCGCCTCAACCCACCCCGGCACCAAACCCTTCGCGAGCATCGAGGTCCCCTACGGCCCGCAGACCCTGTGGCCGGATCACTGCATCCAGCACTCGAATGGAGCCGCCTTCCACCCGGCCCTCGACGTCCCCCACGCCGAGCTAATTCTCCGCAAGGGCTTCCGTCGCGAGATCGACAGCTACTCCGCCTTCCTGGAGAACGACCACTTCACGCCGACTGGCCTCGCAGGCTACCTCCGCGAGCGCGGCCTGAAGCGGCTCTTCCTCTGCGGCCTCGCCTACGACTACTGCGTCCGCCACTCCGCCATCGGCGGCACAGCATTGGGCTTCGAGTGCCTCGTCGTCGAAGACGCGACGCGCGCTGTAGCGTTGCCCGGTTCCATCGAAGACACAAACGCAGCCTTAGCAGAAAAAAACATCCGCCGCATCTCAAGCGCTGACTTGCTGACTAGCTAA
- a CDS encoding isoprenyl transferase, whose amino-acid sequence MSPVSPNRVHELPPDELNLFRQLDPSRMPKHIAIIMDGNGRWAGKRALKRFLGHQQGAESVQYVVETSSRIGLPFLTLYAFSLENNLRRPKSEVSFLMKLLKNYLIGNVKRMNDNNVRMNYIGRTYDLPQEVQETMQWAMESTAKNTGTTLTLALNYGARSEIVDAFRRILTDMTTEAHTRGCSVEDLLGAGALDGLNEETISRALYTHDMPDPDLIIRTSGEQRISNFLLWQIAYSEIFITDRLWPDFRGIHLLEAIADYQRRDRRFGGLSDNSDEKIDTLQPVSELETEIATELSPPRELTRR is encoded by the coding sequence TTGTCACCCGTCTCTCCCAATCGCGTCCATGAGCTTCCTCCCGACGAGCTGAACCTTTTCCGCCAGCTCGATCCCTCGCGTATGCCCAAACACATTGCCATCATCATGGACGGCAACGGCCGCTGGGCAGGCAAGCGTGCGCTCAAGCGGTTCCTCGGCCATCAGCAGGGCGCCGAGTCTGTGCAGTACGTCGTCGAGACCTCCTCGCGCATCGGACTTCCCTTCCTCACCCTCTACGCCTTTTCGCTTGAAAACAATCTGCGCCGTCCCAAGTCAGAGGTCAGCTTCCTGATGAAGCTGCTCAAGAACTACCTCATCGGCAACGTCAAGCGCATGAACGACAACAACGTCCGCATGAACTACATCGGCCGCACCTACGATCTCCCGCAGGAGGTGCAGGAGACCATGCAGTGGGCCATGGAGTCGACGGCGAAGAACACCGGCACTACCCTCACCCTCGCGCTGAACTACGGCGCGCGCTCCGAGATCGTCGACGCCTTCCGCCGAATCCTCACCGACATGACGACCGAGGCGCACACTCGCGGCTGCTCGGTCGAAGACCTGCTCGGCGCCGGCGCGCTCGACGGGCTAAACGAGGAGACCATCTCGCGTGCCCTCTACACCCACGACATGCCCGACCCCGACCTCATCATCCGCACCTCGGGCGAGCAACGCATCTCGAACTTCCTGCTGTGGCAGATCGCCTATTCGGAGATCTTCATCACCGACCGCCTCTGGCCGGACTTCCGCGGCATCCACCTCCTCGAGGCCATCGCCGACTACCAGCGCCGCGACCGCCGCTTCGGAGGCCTCAGCGACAACTCCGACGAGAAGATCGACACCCTCCAGCCAGTCTCCGAGCTCGAGACCGAGATCGCCACCGAGCTCTCCCCGCCCCGCGAACTCACCCGCCGCTAG
- a CDS encoding phosphatidate cytidylyltransferase: MKRILTAAVLILAVFALIFFGKLWMITLFAALVAELAGFEYLKLAAVGAETHGATLRIPGWWMALGTALAFVVTLPNFPVEAQLPVLSAVALALFAWNGFRAPLIQVLPDTAQGLFGLIWIAYPLTLIPLLWKQEDGIALVVFLMVCVWAGDIAALYIGRAFGKHKLAPRLSPGKTWEGSVASIAGSIAAAGLVIWVGDLLTERGNLILHITEPLWQTLLLAAILNIAAQAGDLLESAVKRGAGVKDSGTMLPGHGGILDRIDALLVAAPVLWYALLIKDYFGLGRF; encoded by the coding sequence ATGAAGCGAATCCTTACCGCAGCAGTCCTCATCCTCGCCGTCTTCGCCCTTATCTTTTTCGGCAAGCTCTGGATGATCACGCTCTTCGCCGCGCTCGTCGCTGAGTTAGCCGGCTTCGAGTACCTCAAGCTCGCCGCCGTGGGAGCAGAGACACACGGCGCGACGCTCCGTATCCCGGGCTGGTGGATGGCGCTCGGCACCGCCCTCGCCTTCGTCGTCACGCTGCCGAATTTCCCCGTCGAGGCGCAGCTTCCCGTACTCAGCGCGGTCGCTCTCGCGCTCTTCGCCTGGAACGGCTTCCGCGCTCCACTGATTCAAGTGCTGCCCGACACAGCACAGGGTCTCTTTGGCCTCATCTGGATCGCCTACCCCCTCACGCTCATTCCTCTGCTCTGGAAGCAGGAGGACGGCATCGCGCTCGTGGTCTTCCTCATGGTCTGTGTCTGGGCCGGAGACATCGCCGCACTCTACATCGGCCGCGCCTTCGGCAAGCACAAACTGGCCCCGCGCCTCAGCCCCGGCAAGACATGGGAGGGCTCCGTCGCCTCCATCGCCGGCAGCATCGCCGCCGCCGGGCTCGTCATCTGGGTCGGCGATCTGCTCACCGAGCGCGGCAACCTGATCCTGCACATCACCGAGCCCCTCTGGCAGACCCTCCTCCTCGCCGCCATCCTCAACATCGCCGCCCAAGCCGGCGATCTGCTCGAATCTGCCGTCAAGCGCGGAGCGGGCGTCAAGGACTCCGGCACCATGCTCCCCGGCCACGGCGGCATTCTCGACCGCATCGACGCGCTGCTCGTCGCCGCGCCGGTCCTCTGGTACGCGCTGCTTATCAAGGACTACTTCGGCCTCGGCCGCTTCTAG
- a CDS encoding Rap1a/Tai family immunity protein, which produces MRPGILAGLLMMAIIVPSAQAFTTTEDLIKNCKVAKGLNATASRDTNKPTGVADTFSTTYCNVFFYAFTQGMFKEAASGKPRSEPRMCLPANSSSEWPLVFLKYMDNHPNRLHEEAADTVWDAFVEAYPCKAPKK; this is translated from the coding sequence ATGCGCCCTGGGATCTTAGCCGGTCTGTTAATGATGGCGATCATAGTCCCTTCCGCTCAAGCGTTCACGACAACAGAGGATCTCATCAAAAATTGCAAAGTCGCCAAAGGCCTGAACGCTACAGCCTCTAGAGACACAAACAAACCGACGGGGGTGGCAGACACCTTCAGTACCACGTACTGCAATGTGTTCTTCTATGCGTTCACTCAAGGAATGTTTAAGGAAGCGGCATCCGGTAAGCCTAGAAGCGAGCCCAGAATGTGCCTGCCTGCTAACTCATCCTCAGAATGGCCGCTCGTCTTCCTGAAGTACATGGACAACCATCCAAATCGCCTCCATGAAGAAGCAGCTGATACGGTATGGGACGCTTTCGTTGAGGCATACCCCTGCAAAGCACCCAAGAAATAA
- a CDS encoding 1-deoxy-D-xylulose-5-phosphate reductoisomerase, translating to MKKIAILGSTGSIGNSTLSICESFPDRYRPIALAAGQNLDAAFEQCHRWRPRVISIATEELAAQLQSRLKAAGITGIEVVYGSAGTVRVATLPEVDFVVSAIVGVAGLEATYAAVKAGKTIGLANKECLVAAGELIMDAAKEHNVALLPIDSEHNAVHQCMRGGTPAEVRQIWLTASGGPFRSTPLADFEHITPAQALKHPTWVMGQRITIDSATMMNKGFEVIEACRLFSLPPAQVRTTIHPQSTVHSLVEFVDGSILAQISVTDMRLPILYALAYPERVNAPADSGLRFDLAALSQLDFSQPDFARFPCLRLAYEAAETGGEACIALNAADEVAVAAFLAPDPAQAIPFLGIPRTIEQVLMQTSSRHPASITEVLEADLAARACAREVISRQFTGVLR from the coding sequence GTGAAGAAGATCGCGATTCTCGGCTCGACCGGCTCCATCGGCAACTCCACCCTTTCCATCTGCGAGTCCTTCCCCGACCGCTACCGTCCCATTGCCCTCGCCGCAGGCCAGAACCTCGACGCAGCCTTCGAACAGTGCCACCGCTGGCGGCCACGAGTCATCTCGATAGCGACAGAAGAACTCGCCGCCCAGCTCCAGAGCCGCCTCAAGGCCGCCGGAATTACCGGCATTGAAGTCGTCTACGGGTCAGCGGGCACGGTTCGCGTTGCCACGCTGCCCGAGGTGGACTTTGTCGTCTCGGCCATCGTTGGAGTCGCGGGCCTTGAAGCCACCTACGCTGCCGTCAAGGCCGGCAAGACCATCGGTCTCGCAAACAAGGAGTGCCTCGTCGCCGCCGGTGAGCTCATCATGGACGCCGCGAAGGAGCACAACGTCGCCCTGCTCCCCATCGACTCGGAGCACAACGCCGTACACCAGTGCATGCGCGGAGGCACACCCGCGGAGGTCCGCCAGATCTGGCTCACCGCCTCAGGCGGCCCCTTCCGCTCGACCCCGCTCGCCGACTTCGAGCACATCACCCCCGCGCAAGCCCTCAAGCATCCCACCTGGGTCATGGGCCAGCGCATCACCATCGACTCCGCCACCATGATGAACAAGGGCTTCGAGGTCATTGAGGCCTGTCGGCTCTTCTCGCTGCCTCCTGCGCAGGTCCGCACCACCATCCACCCGCAGTCCACTGTGCACTCGCTCGTCGAGTTCGTCGATGGCAGCATCCTCGCGCAGATCTCCGTCACCGACATGCGCCTGCCGATCCTCTACGCCCTCGCCTACCCCGAGCGGGTCAACGCGCCGGCCGACTCCGGCCTCCGCTTTGACCTCGCCGCGTTGAGCCAATTGGACTTCTCCCAGCCCGACTTCGCCCGCTTCCCTTGCCTGCGCCTCGCCTACGAGGCCGCTGAGACAGGAGGCGAGGCCTGCATCGCCCTCAACGCCGCCGACGAAGTCGCCGTCGCCGCCTTCCTCGCCCCGGACCCTGCCCAGGCCATCCCTTTTCTGGGGATTCCGCGTACAATAGAACAGGTGCTGATGCAAACCTCCAGCCGTCATCCTGCGTCCATCACTGAAGTGCTCGAGGCTGACCTGGCAGCACGAGCGTGCGCCCGCGAGGTCATCTCCCGGCAATTCACCGGCGTTCTTCGATGA
- a CDS encoding PEP-CTERM sorting domain-containing protein, with translation MYWDPGTWTVYTRPVIKPFPVWDSQIIANLPPDFVPFDLLVDSSPVPEPQSLLLLTTGVLGGLVSIRRRIHV, from the coding sequence GTGTACTGGGACCCCGGTACCTGGACCGTTTATACCCGTCCGGTTATCAAGCCGTTCCCGGTGTGGGATTCACAGATCATCGCTAACTTGCCGCCGGATTTTGTTCCGTTCGATCTGCTCGTTGATTCCTCTCCGGTTCCAGAGCCTCAATCGTTGCTGCTGCTGACGACAGGCGTGCTGGGTGGCCTTGTATCCATCCGGCGCCGAATTCACGTCTAG
- a CDS encoding acyl-CoA carboxylase subunit beta gives MVEELKLESVLETKLDGKAARFAANRAALVALLGGMREQEAVIREGGGAKAAEAQRAKGRLTARERLALLLDEGTELMELGLWAAHGMYEEFGGAPGAGVVTGLGRVSGRLCMIVANDATVKAGAFFPMTAKKVLRAQTIALENRIPTLYLVDSAGVFLPLQEDVFPDQDDFGRVFRNNAVMSALGVPQITAIMGMCVAGGAYLPVMTDTVLMTEGSGLFLAGPALVQAAIGQKTSAEELGGATMHAEISGTVDFKEPNDHLCIARLRSLVSKIGERPGAPFSVVPYDAKKDAPRFAAEEMYGLIDPDPAKAATNVYDMHEVIARIVDRSEFDEYKADFGRTVLCGYARIGGRAVGIVANQKVHQQQIALDGSKRTEFGGVVYTESAQKAARFIMDCNQNLVPLIFLHDVNGFMVGKDAEWSGIIRAGAKMVSAVSTSVVPKITVIVGGSFGAGHYAMCGKAYDPRFVFAWPTARYAVMSGASAANTLVEVRVKQMERGGKHLSEGEKKAIFDEIKATYDAQADPRYGAARLWIDAIIDPKQTREVLMTALEACALNPEVAKFNPGVLQT, from the coding sequence ATGGTGGAGGAATTGAAGTTGGAGAGTGTTCTGGAGACGAAGCTGGATGGAAAGGCGGCGCGGTTTGCTGCGAACCGCGCTGCGCTGGTGGCACTGTTGGGCGGTATGCGGGAGCAGGAAGCTGTGATCCGCGAGGGCGGCGGAGCAAAGGCCGCCGAGGCGCAGCGGGCCAAGGGGCGGCTGACGGCGCGGGAGCGGCTGGCTCTGTTGCTCGACGAGGGAACGGAGCTGATGGAGCTCGGCCTGTGGGCCGCGCATGGGATGTATGAGGAGTTTGGCGGCGCTCCGGGAGCGGGCGTGGTGACGGGGCTCGGACGCGTGAGCGGGCGGCTGTGCATGATCGTCGCCAACGACGCGACGGTCAAGGCGGGAGCGTTCTTCCCCATGACGGCGAAGAAGGTTCTGCGGGCGCAGACGATTGCGCTGGAGAACAGGATTCCGACGCTGTATCTGGTGGACTCTGCGGGCGTCTTTCTGCCGCTGCAGGAGGATGTCTTTCCTGATCAGGACGACTTCGGCCGCGTCTTTCGCAACAACGCCGTGATGAGCGCGCTGGGAGTGCCGCAGATTACGGCCATCATGGGGATGTGTGTTGCGGGTGGAGCGTATCTGCCGGTGATGACCGATACGGTGCTGATGACCGAGGGTTCGGGGCTGTTCCTCGCTGGGCCTGCGCTGGTGCAGGCGGCGATCGGGCAGAAGACGTCTGCCGAGGAGCTTGGCGGCGCGACGATGCACGCGGAGATCTCGGGCACGGTGGACTTCAAGGAGCCGAACGATCATCTGTGCATCGCGCGGCTGCGTTCGCTCGTGAGCAAGATTGGAGAGCGGCCAGGAGCGCCGTTCAGCGTGGTGCCATACGACGCGAAGAAGGACGCTCCGAGGTTTGCCGCCGAGGAGATGTATGGTTTGATCGATCCCGATCCGGCGAAGGCGGCTACGAATGTCTACGACATGCACGAGGTGATCGCGCGCATCGTCGACCGCTCAGAGTTCGATGAGTACAAGGCCGACTTTGGACGCACGGTGCTGTGCGGGTATGCGCGGATTGGCGGGCGTGCGGTGGGGATTGTGGCCAATCAGAAGGTGCACCAGCAGCAGATTGCGCTCGACGGCAGCAAACGCACGGAGTTCGGCGGGGTGGTCTACACGGAGAGCGCGCAGAAGGCGGCGCGGTTCATCATGGACTGCAACCAGAACCTGGTGCCGCTGATCTTCCTGCACGACGTCAACGGCTTCATGGTGGGCAAGGACGCGGAGTGGAGCGGGATCATCCGCGCCGGGGCGAAGATGGTGAGCGCGGTCTCGACGTCTGTGGTGCCGAAGATCACGGTGATCGTCGGCGGCAGCTTCGGCGCGGGGCACTATGCGATGTGCGGCAAGGCTTACGATCCGCGGTTCGTCTTCGCGTGGCCAACGGCGAGGTATGCGGTGATGAGTGGAGCTTCTGCGGCGAATACGTTGGTTGAGGTTCGGGTGAAGCAGATGGAACGTGGCGGTAAACATCTCTCAGAAGGAGAGAAGAAGGCGATCTTTGACGAGATCAAGGCGACGTATGATGCCCAGGCCGATCCTCGGTATGGGGCTGCGCGACTCTGGATCGATGCGATTATTGATCCAAAGCAGACGCGGGAGGTGCTGATGACGGCGCTGGAGGCTTGTGCGCTGAATCCGGAGGTGGCGAAGTTTAATCCGGGGGTGTTGCAGACGTGA
- the rseP gene encoding RIP metalloprotease RseP, whose product MSTVIQLAIVLGIMVLVHEFGHFAVAKLCGIRVEVFSIGFGKRLFGYRKGETDYRISLLPFGGYVKMAGDNPGEAPSGDPGEFNAHPRWQRILVALAGPFANFILAFGLMTGVSMLHNEVQEYLSSPAYTDYIPANTPASHTGIRSGDTIVHYDNVENPTWDQVAIRSLLNINQTVAFSYTHDGQRINTKLFVESKGGADNFSLDRLGLIPKMQNAPVQIDSLEPNMPSARAGLKSEDKILSIDGLQLHSVPALLAYMQDQAGKPASLIVDRGGQTFPIQITPQLADVGDGTKDYRLGFHPVQPPVKIERLPFSKALVASWDYNKKGSLLIVEVLRRMFTRQVSVRSLSGPIGIGQQIHQAASMPGWMPLIGLMAYISLNLGIFNLLPIPILDGGMILFLLVESVLRRDLNQQLKERVYQVAFVCILVFAAMVIFNDISKLGVFGRLKP is encoded by the coding sequence ATGTCAACAGTCATTCAGCTTGCCATCGTGCTCGGCATCATGGTTCTCGTGCACGAGTTCGGCCACTTCGCCGTCGCCAAGCTCTGCGGAATCCGGGTCGAGGTCTTCTCCATTGGCTTCGGCAAACGTCTCTTCGGCTACAGGAAAGGCGAGACCGACTATCGCATCTCGCTGCTCCCCTTCGGCGGCTACGTCAAAATGGCCGGCGACAACCCCGGCGAAGCTCCCTCGGGCGACCCAGGTGAGTTCAACGCCCACCCTCGCTGGCAGCGTATCCTCGTCGCGCTCGCAGGCCCCTTTGCCAACTTCATCCTCGCCTTCGGCCTGATGACCGGCGTCTCCATGCTGCACAACGAAGTGCAGGAGTATCTCTCCAGCCCGGCCTACACCGACTACATTCCGGCCAACACGCCTGCCTCGCACACCGGCATCCGCTCCGGCGACACCATCGTCCACTACGACAATGTCGAGAACCCAACCTGGGACCAGGTCGCCATCCGCTCGCTACTCAACATCAACCAGACGGTCGCCTTCTCGTACACGCACGACGGTCAGCGCATCAACACCAAGCTCTTCGTCGAGTCCAAGGGTGGCGCCGACAACTTCTCACTCGACCGGCTCGGTCTCATCCCGAAGATGCAGAATGCACCCGTTCAGATCGACTCCCTTGAGCCGAACATGCCCTCGGCCCGGGCCGGCCTGAAGTCAGAGGACAAGATCCTCTCCATCGACGGCCTCCAGCTTCACTCCGTCCCTGCCCTGCTTGCGTACATGCAGGATCAGGCCGGTAAGCCTGCCTCGCTCATCGTCGACCGCGGAGGCCAGACCTTTCCCATCCAGATCACTCCGCAGCTCGCGGACGTCGGTGACGGCACTAAGGACTACCGCCTCGGCTTCCACCCGGTTCAGCCGCCAGTCAAGATCGAGCGTCTCCCCTTCAGCAAGGCCCTCGTCGCATCGTGGGACTACAACAAGAAGGGTTCGCTGCTGATCGTTGAGGTCCTCCGGCGCATGTTCACTCGGCAGGTCTCCGTGCGCAGCCTCTCCGGCCCCATCGGCATCGGCCAGCAGATTCACCAGGCCGCCTCGATGCCGGGCTGGATGCCGCTCATCGGCCTGATGGCGTACATCTCGCTGAACCTCGGAATCTTCAACCTGCTGCCGATACCCATCCTTGACGGTGGCATGATTCTCTTCCTGCTGGTCGAGAGCGTCCTTCGGCGCGACCTCAACCAGCAACTTAAAGAGCGCGTCTACCAGGTCGCCTTCGTCTGCATCCTGGTCTTCGCCGCTATGGTCATCTTCAACGACATCAGCAAGCTCGGGGTCTTCGGACGACTCAAGCCGTAA
- a CDS encoding hydroxymethylglutaryl-CoA lyase, translated as MVKIIECPRDAWQGLPVHIPAEVKADYLRLLSVAGFRHIDAVSFVSPSAVPQMADSEKVLEYLDPPDDVEVIGIVVNAKGAERAIKTEAVQTLGFPYSISPGFLQRNQNQTPEESLEALEQVGTLAYKAGLDVVAYISMAFGNPYGDAWSIDEVVNACDLLVDAGVTQISLADTVGIATPKLVADVVSDVMAVHDGIEIGVHLHARYDGARELVREAYNAGCRRFDAAMGGLGGCPFAQDVLVGNLATEVVLEELKALGAELPSLQPLDGLLSANAEIGRKYGITVH; from the coding sequence ATGGTAAAGATCATCGAATGTCCGCGGGATGCCTGGCAGGGGCTGCCGGTCCATATACCCGCCGAAGTGAAGGCGGACTATCTGCGCCTTCTGAGTGTTGCGGGTTTCAGGCACATCGACGCGGTGAGCTTCGTCTCGCCTTCGGCGGTACCGCAGATGGCGGACTCAGAGAAGGTACTGGAGTATCTTGATCCGCCTGATGACGTGGAAGTCATTGGCATCGTCGTGAATGCGAAGGGCGCGGAGCGGGCGATCAAGACGGAGGCGGTGCAGACGCTGGGATTTCCGTATTCGATCTCGCCAGGGTTTTTGCAGCGGAACCAGAACCAGACTCCGGAGGAGTCGCTGGAGGCGCTGGAGCAGGTGGGGACTCTAGCCTACAAGGCTGGGCTGGATGTCGTGGCTTATATCTCGATGGCGTTCGGCAACCCGTATGGCGATGCGTGGAGCATCGACGAGGTGGTGAATGCGTGCGATCTGCTGGTGGATGCAGGGGTGACGCAGATCTCGCTGGCCGATACAGTGGGCATCGCGACTCCGAAGCTGGTCGCCGACGTGGTTTCCGATGTGATGGCCGTGCACGACGGGATTGAGATTGGCGTGCATCTGCATGCGCGGTATGATGGCGCGCGCGAGTTGGTGCGGGAGGCGTATAACGCGGGCTGCAGGAGGTTCGATGCGGCTATGGGCGGGCTGGGCGGATGTCCGTTTGCGCAGGATGTGCTGGTGGGGAACCTGGCGACCGAGGTTGTGCTGGAGGAGTTGAAGGCGCTGGGCGCTGAGCTGCCGTCATTGCAGCCGCTCGACGGGCTGCTCTCAGCTAACGCGGAGATTGGGCGGAAGTACGGAATCACGGTTCATTAA
- a CDS encoding DUF3592 domain-containing protein, which translates to MQSRYSQQLDMTTQSGWNVTRATVTSCRRSFNSFFSAGVISDTGGPPTPTTYVAIFEYQVSGTKYSGKMRRSTPIEPGHHFEISYDPKHPSRNTGSDFQGPWWFRIMVWTLGAALGAALIYLDRLFKS; encoded by the coding sequence ATGCAATCCCGATATTCACAGCAGTTAGATATGACAACGCAAAGTGGCTGGAACGTCACAAGAGCGACCGTGACATCCTGCAGACGCTCATTCAATTCCTTCTTTTCCGCTGGTGTCATCTCGGATACCGGTGGTCCGCCAACACCGACAACGTACGTAGCTATCTTCGAGTATCAAGTGAGCGGAACGAAATACTCCGGGAAGATGAGGAGATCAACGCCAATCGAGCCAGGGCATCACTTCGAGATCTCTTATGACCCAAAGCACCCTTCACGCAATACCGGCTCAGATTTTCAAGGGCCGTGGTGGTTCCGCATCATGGTGTGGACCCTCGGGGCAGCATTGGGCGCGGCATTGATCTACCTCGATCGGTTGTTCAAGTCATGA
- a CDS encoding cupin domain-containing protein, giving the protein MPTEFPYITILDTKYKPLEVIEEKLTADAAPRPWYNETLCNVNNSVVRLGVVQGNYHWHKHQHEDEFFYIVEGRLHIDLIDPDDPATTQATPRTITLNPRQGVVIPKEVLHRPRAPERTVMLMVETDTIRPTGS; this is encoded by the coding sequence ATGCCCACCGAATTCCCTTACATCACCATTCTCGATACCAAGTACAAGCCTCTTGAAGTCATCGAAGAGAAGCTGACTGCGGACGCCGCTCCGCGCCCCTGGTACAACGAGACGCTCTGCAACGTGAACAACTCAGTGGTCCGGCTCGGCGTCGTGCAGGGGAACTATCACTGGCACAAACATCAGCACGAGGACGAGTTCTTCTACATCGTCGAAGGCCGCCTGCACATCGACCTCATCGATCCTGACGATCCCGCCACCACCCAGGCCACCCCCCGCACCATCACCCTGAACCCGCGCCAGGGAGTCGTCATCCCCAAAGAAGTCCTCCATCGCCCGCGCGCCCCTGAGCGCACCGTCATGCTGATGGTCGAGACCGATACCATCCGTCCCACGGGAAGCTGA
- a CDS encoding helix-turn-helix domain-containing protein, with protein sequence MATMMAPVEQREVLRCDHCSLVQFRTANALCRRCHKCLEVEEPAPAPAPISLVSQPAAPADGLQVATAVRDLRHVRNLSQRQLAARMNVPRTYISKIENGKAMPTLSSLDRLAKALQVDISTLLRDASTRHRDETAVLMTDPFLAEIAAYTSQLDALQRSIFLNHVRELAAGRRRTA encoded by the coding sequence ATGGCAACCATGATGGCGCCCGTAGAACAACGTGAGGTCTTGCGTTGTGACCATTGCAGTTTGGTGCAGTTCCGCACAGCAAATGCTCTGTGCCGGCGCTGCCACAAGTGCCTCGAGGTCGAGGAGCCGGCACCTGCTCCCGCCCCAATATCACTGGTCTCTCAGCCGGCTGCCCCTGCGGATGGACTTCAGGTCGCAACCGCCGTTCGCGATCTGCGCCACGTGCGTAACCTGTCGCAGCGTCAGCTTGCGGCGCGCATGAACGTGCCGCGCACATATATCTCGAAGATTGAGAATGGCAAGGCAATGCCCACGCTGTCGTCGCTCGACCGCCTGGCCAAGGCCCTGCAGGTCGATATCTCGACGCTGCTGCGCGACGCCAGCACGCGTCATCGCGATGAGACGGCCGTCCTCATGACGGACCCCTTCCTCGCCGAGATCGCCGCGTACACCTCACAGCTTGACGCGCTTCAGCGTTCCATCTTCCTGAACCACGTTCGGGAACTGGCCGCCGGGCGCCGCCGTACGGCATAG
- a CDS encoding HD domain-containing protein: MEGGFGRSEALALLEEWTASESLRKHGMAVSVCTEAYGRREAERLGLAGAEAEAFVEAYACAGMLHDMDYERHPSLEEHPFVGVKHLRELGWPQHVLQAILAHADYSGVARESHLEKALFACDELAGFLTACALVKPTKSIRDVEVAGVKKKMKDKAFARAVKREDITGGAGLLGIPLEEHLGNCLKAMQERAEELGLAGVVSESAS, translated from the coding sequence ATGGAGGGAGGGTTTGGGCGCAGCGAGGCGCTGGCGTTGCTCGAGGAGTGGACGGCGAGCGAGTCGCTGCGCAAGCACGGGATGGCGGTTTCGGTCTGCACGGAAGCGTACGGCAGGCGCGAGGCCGAGCGGCTGGGGTTGGCCGGGGCCGAGGCTGAGGCGTTTGTGGAGGCCTATGCCTGCGCGGGCATGCTGCATGACATGGACTATGAGCGGCATCCGTCGCTTGAGGAGCATCCGTTCGTTGGCGTGAAGCATCTTCGCGAGCTTGGATGGCCGCAGCATGTGCTGCAGGCGATCCTGGCGCATGCGGACTACTCCGGCGTGGCGCGCGAGTCGCATCTGGAGAAGGCGCTGTTTGCGTGCGACGAGCTGGCGGGCTTTCTGACGGCCTGCGCGCTGGTGAAGCCGACGAAGTCGATCCGCGACGTCGAGGTGGCCGGCGTGAAGAAGAAGATGAAGGACAAGGCCTTCGCCCGTGCCGTGAAACGCGAGGACATTACCGGCGGGGCGGGGCTGCTGGGGATTCCGCTGGAGGAACACCTGGGGAACTGCCTGAAGGCGATGCAGGAGCGGGCGGAGGAGCTGGGGCTGGCGGGAGTTGTGAGCGAGTCGGCGAGTTAG